The sequence below is a genomic window from Bacteroidales bacterium MB20-C3-3.
GGCCCACAGGGCTATGGCATTGCTTAAAAATCTTATGGAGTGGGCTCAGTTAAAGACCGGCAAAATTGAATACAACCCTGAATATTTTAACATTGTAGCTTTAATAAAAGAGGCAGCCCTTTTGTATAATGAGATTGCAAAGAAAAAAACAATAACTATTGAAGAGAATCTGCCATATTTTTTGTCACTTTATGCAGATAAAGCTATGATAAGTTCTATCCTGAGAAATTTTATTTCAAATGCTATAAAATTCACAATGCCGGGCGGCAAAGTTGTAGTAACAGTTGAAGAAAAACCCAGAGAGATTATTTTTTCTGTTAAAGATACAGGTGTAGGTATTCCAAAAGAGAGAGTTGATGATATTTTTAAGATAGACCATATGTACTCAACTATAGGCACCGATAACGAAAAAGGTACCGGAATGGGTCTGACTCTATGTAAAGATTTTGTCGAAATGCACTCTGGTAAAATATGGGTTGAAAGTGAAGAGGGCATTGGATCATGTTTTTGTTTTTCATTGAATAAAAGCATCTAATTATGAAATTATTAAGCTTTACTATTGTGTTGTTATTATTTATAATAACAGAAAAAACTTCTGCTCAGAAGCTTAGTATTGCCACCTATAACCTGCGCTACGAAAACAGGAGCGACTCTCTAAACGGTAACGGATGGGGGGAGAGATTGCCGCAAATAACTAATCTTATCCGCTTTCACGATTTTGATATATTCGGTTCACAGGAGGTCTTCTACAGCCAACTGACAGATATGCTCGCTATTATGCCGGAGTATAACTACATAGGGGTAGGGAGGAGTGACGGAGATAAATCCGGGGAGTGTTCGCCCATCTTCTATAAAAGAGAGAAATTCAGACTTATTCAAACAGGTAATTTCTGGCTTTCAGAGGCCGATAGTATCCCGGGTAAAGGTTGGGATGCTGCCCTTCCGAGAATTTGTACATGGGGAAAGTTCCAGATAATTGGAAATGGAAAGATACTCTGGTTTTTCAATCTCCATATGGATCATATAGGTAAGATCGCCAGAGAAGAGGGGACCAAACTGGTTCTGGAGAAAATAAAAGCTATGGCTTCAGGCGAACCGGTTATCCTTACAGGAGACTTTAACTATGATCAGAGAGCAAAAGGATACGGAATTATCTATGAATCAGAATTATTAAAAGATACATATGAAACTGCAGAATTGAGATATGCACCTAACGGAACATTCAATAACTTTAACTTACAATACAAAAGCGACAGCAGGATTGACCATATTTTCACGACTAAAGAGTTTAAAGTTGTCAAGTATGGAATACTTACAGATATCTATTGGAGTAAAGCCGATAGTTCCGCACAGGTTGTCAGGATCCCGTCTGACCACTATCCGGTTAAAGCAGAGGTAATCCTTAATTGGTAGAATATGGCAACCGACAAAAACTTTGTAGACTTCATAACAGACCAGCTTGAGAATGTAGGTGAGGTCTCTGTTATTAAGATGTTTGGAGAATATGGAATCTATGCAGATGGCAAAATATTCGGCCTAATATGCGACAATAAACTCTTTATTAAGCCGACACAATCCGGCAGGGAGTTTATTGGAAACCCCGTAGAGGCTCCGCCATATCCCGGTGCTAAGAACAGCTTTCTTATTGAGGATAAATTAGAGGACAGAGAGTGGCTTAGCGAGCTTGTCAGGAGGTCTGTGAAGGAGCTTCCCTTCCCAAAGCCAAAGAAAAAACTAAAACCTATAAAGCAATGAAAAACAAAATAATGGTGATATCTGTTTTGTCAGCACTTATTTTCACCTCTTGCCTAAGTGGAAAAGGAGATTTATCTCTCTCCTCTCCGGATTTGAAAAACAAGATTGAAGTCAATATTCTTAATAACGGAGAACTCTCCTATTTAGTTTTTCATAATGAAATAAAGTTAATTGACACATCCGGGATAAGTTTTGAACTTCAGGGCGGGGATCCCGAACTCCGATACTTTGAGGTACTGAATACTGTTAATTCCTCTTTCAGCGAGACATGGGAGATGCCCTGGGGAGAACAGAGAGAGGTTGTAAATAATTATAATCAACTTCTGATTGAACTTCGGGAGACAATAACTCCTAAAAGGAGGTTAAATATTTATCTCAGAGCATACGATGATGGTGTGGCCTTCCGGTACGAATTTCTGCCTCAAAGAGGTGTGGACAGCCTTATTATAATGGAGGAGAATACTGAGTTCCGTTTTACGGGAGACCATACAGCCTGGTGGATTCCCGGCGACTGGGACAGTTATGAGCACCTCTACAACACAACCAGGATATCAGCCATTGATGCCATGAAGCATAACAATGCACCCGGTCTGGGCTTCACAAATATAATGGATAATGCTGTTCATACTCCCGTCACGATGAGGAGCGATGATGGTATTCATATCAGTATCCATGAGGCTGCGCTAATAGACTACGCAAGTATGACTCTTAAAGTTGATACAGCTGCACTTAAGTTTACAAGTCAGTTGGTGGGTTCAGAGAGGCTGGGTTACAAAGTTAAGAGAGCTCTTCCTTTTAAAACTCCATGGCGATATATTCAAATTGCAGAGAAGGCATCAGAGCTTATTGAATCCAGACTCATCCTTAATCTTAATGAGCCAAATAAACTGGGAGATGTCAGCTGGGTTAAACCTATGAAATATATGGGTATCTGGTGGGAGATGCACATTGACAAAGGGAGTTGGGACTATGGTATGACGCTGAATGAGAAAACGGGGAAATGGATTGATACCGGAAAGGCTCACGGAAAACATGCTGCCACAACAGAGAATGCCAAGCATTACATTGACTTTGCCTCTAAAAATGGTATAAAAGGGCTTCTTATTGAGGGGTGGAATACCGGATGGGAGCGATGGACAGGTTTTGAGGAGAGGGAGGGAATATTTGATTTTATGACACCCTATCCCGATTATGATATTGATGAGGTGGTCAGATATGCTAAAGAGCGAGGAGTTGAGATAATAATGCATCATGAGACCTCTTCCGCACCAAGAACATATGAGCAGCAGATGGATACAGCATATGCACTTATGCAGCGATTAGGCATCGGCTCAGTAAAGTCTGGCTATGTAGGCAGGATAATACCAAATGGGGAGCACCATCACAGCCAGTGGATGGTAAACCACTATCAGAGGGCTCTTGAAAAGGCTGCAGAGTATAAAATAGCGGTAAATGCACACGAACCAATAAAAGCCACCGGACTGAGGAGAACTTATCCAAATGCAATTGCAAGAGAGGGGCTGAGAGGGCAGGAGTTTAATGCATGGTCTCCGGACGGAGGAAACCCTCCGGAGCATATCTCAATAGTTGCATTTACAAGGATGCTGGCAGGGCCAATAGATTTTACACCGGGAGTCTTTGATATATCACTTCCCACAAAGCCAGACAATCAGATTAACACAACCCTTGCACATCAGCTTGCACTATATGTGGTAATTTACAGCCCAATTCAGATGGCCTGCGACCTGCCTGAGAACTATGAAAATCAACCCGCATTTCAGTTCATAAGAGATGTTGGTGTAGACTGGGAACAGACCAGGGTTATTGATGGAGAGGTGGGAGATTATGTAGTGATTGCACGTGAGGAGCGAGGGACAAATAATTGGTTTGTGGGAGGGGTTACGGATGAGAATGCAAGAGAGGTAAAGATTACCTTTGATTTTCTGGAAGAGGGTAAAACATATAATGCAACTATTTACAGAGACAGCGAAAAGAGCCACTATAAATTAAATCCAACCTCTATTGAGATAGAGAAGATTGAGTTAACCAAAACTTCGGTTCTTAACCTTAAGATGAAAGAGGGTGGGGGATTTGCAATCTCTATCAAAGAATTGATTCTCTTATAACTGAACACTTACTGGTTTTATGTGTTATAAAAATAAAAACTAACAAAAGGATATGAGTGAAATAGAGGTATTTGATGAAAACAACAAGCCAACATCAGAGCAAAAGAGAGCGGTAATTGATTTTCTTTACGAACATCTTGAGAGGTTTGGGGATAAGAGAGATGACATAGAAAAGGCTATAGATTACGCAGTAAAAAACTCTAACTCTTTTGGGGGATATCTCTTGCTCTCATATGAGGGTCATGATATATCGGCCGCTGTTGTCGTAAACAAAACCGGAATGAAGGGTTATATACCTGAAAATATTCTTGTATATATTGCAACTCATAAAAAATACAGAGGAAGAGGCATTGGAAAGAGATTGATGACTGAGGCTCTCAGGAGGGCTGATGGGAATGTAGCTCTTCATGTAGAACCGGACAACCCAGCTAAGTTTTTATATGAAAAGCTGGGCTTTACCAGCAAATATCTTGAAATGAGATATATAAAAACTAACTGATGGCATACATTACACTAGACTCAAAAAAACTTAAGGCAAACTTTGAATATCTTGATAATATATTTAAGAAAAAAGGTATTAAATGGGCAGTAGTTACCAAGATGTTGTGCGGTCACAGGGAGTTTATCCAGGAACTGCTTAAGTTAGATATATCTCAGGTATGTGACTCAAGGATTTCAAATCTTAAGATGATCAAACAGATAAATCCAAAGGTTGAAACTATTTACATAAAACCTCCGGCAAGAAGAGCTGTTAAGGGAGTTGTTCAGTATGCAGATATTAGCATGAATACTCAAATTGAGACAATTAAACTGCTTTCAGAGGAGGCTAAAAGACAAAATAAAATTCATAAGATTATCATAATGCTTGAGTTGGGAGAGTTGAGAGAGGGAATAATGAGAGATGACTTAATTGAATTTTATTCAAATGTTTTTAATCTGGATAATATCGAGGTGATAGGAATTGGTGCAAATCTATCATGCCTGTATGGAGTATTACCTAATCAGGATAAGTTAATCCAGCTTAGTTTGTACCAGCAGTTGATTGAGGCAAAATTTAACAAAAAGATAGAATTTGTATCAGGAGGATCTTCAGTTACAATTCCACTTATTTTTAAGAATCTGTTGCCAAGCGGAATAAATCACTTCAGGGTTGGAGAGACACTTTTTCTTGGCACAGATGTATATAATGACAGACCACTTAAGAGGATCTCTTCAGATGCATTTCTTCTCTATGCTGAGATAATTGAGTTGATGGAGAAGCCTCAGATTCCTGACGGCGAGATGGGTACAAACCTGGAAGGTGAAGTCGCGACATTTGACAATAAGCTGGCAGGAAAGACAAGCTGCAGAGCCATAATAGATATAGGCTTACTGGATGTTGATGATAAACACCTTACCCCGGCAGATTCAGATATCTCATTTGTAGGGGGCAGCTCAGATATGTTTGTTCTTGATCTTAAGGGAAATAAAAAAGGCTATAAAGTTGGTGATCTGCTGGAGTTTAGACTTAATTATATGTCAGTATTAAGAATTCTGAATTCAAAATACATTGACAAAAAGATTAGAAGAGTCAATTAATCTGAGGAATAGTCAATCTTTTAATAATGTCAGCCATCTCCTCAGTTGAGAACGATGGGGCGTTGTGTGAATTGTATTCAACGGCTTTGGTATTTATTACCTCTCCATATTGAGAGATTTTTAAAAATACTTTGCCATTTTGTGATAACTCTGTTGATTTAGAGATCTCCTCCGCGGTGGCCATCGTTTCGTAAAGTTTCTCTCCGGGACGGGCACCGGTTAACTTTATTCTTGATTTTCTCTCGTCTTCTGATATCACTCCTGAAAATAGAAGTGCACCTTGCGCAAGTGTTTCAATAGTCGCAGATTTCGCCTGTTCAACCATGATCTCCCCGTTATCTCCATATTCGAGTGCCATAAGGGTTAAGTCAACAGCATCTGCAATTGTCATCATAAAACGGGTCATCTCCGGATTAGTAACGGTGAGATCTGCCCCCTCTCTTGCCAGCCTTACAAACAGCGGAATCACTGTTCCGGCAGAGCCCATAAGGTTTCCAAACCGTACAATGGAGCATTTGGGTGAGTACGTTTTTTTGCATTCGGCCAGTACCATTTTCTCCATCAATGCCTTAGTGATTCCCATCGTACCCATGGGAAAGCAGGCTTTATCAGAGCTAATAAATACAATTCGTTCAATGCCGGTCTCTTTCGCTGCATTAAGGACATTTACAGAACCTGTGACATTAACTTCAACCGCCTCTCGCGGATTTGCCTCGCAGTAGTGTACATCCTTAAGGGCAGCAGCATGGATAACATAGTCGGCACCACTCATTACCCTTTTCAAGGCCGATGTGTCCCTTATGTCGCCCTCCCAATCGCTTCTGCAATTTCTTGAAAAAACCCTTACCTCTCTTGCGCCAAGTTCGTTAAGCCTTTTTACCAAAATGCTTCCAAACGAACCGGCTCCGCCGGTCACCACGAATATTTTATCTTTAGTTACCATACATCAAATCTATAAATAAAAAGATTAATTTTATGCCAAATAACTATGTAGTTGACAGGATTAATGAAGGTGTAAAAAAAATAAACGAGTTTAAGGGAGATTATAAAGAACTCGGCAAATTAATTCTAAAATTCTCCAGAGAGACCCTCACTTTTATGGGGATAGGTCTGCAAATTGGTCTTTCATTAGGCTTGGGTGTAGGTGCCTCTATGGATAAAAAAGCTCTTGGAGAGGGTAGACAATTAGATATTGATCTTAAATAAATTAATATTTAACTTAAAAATGAATTTTGAAGGAATAATTATTGGATTAGTAACATTTGTGATAATTGGAATATTTCACCCGCTGGTTATTAAAGCTGAGTACTTTTTTGGCAGGGTAAGTATGTGGATTTTCTTATTTTCCGGGATAGTTTGTGTAGCCTTTTCTCTGATTACTGATAGCTTTTCACTCTCTGCAATTTTAGGAGTACTGGGCTTTACCTGCCTTTGGAGTATAAAGGAGGTTCTTGATCAGGAGAAGAGAGTAAAGGAGGGCCGATATCCCAAAAATCCTAAAAGGAAGTATTAAGCACCTAGATACTTAAGAAGCTCGTAAACGAGAAATACAGGCCAGATAATAGCTTTTAGAAAACCAAGTACACCCATCCAAAAGGTTGTTGCTGTACCAATAAAGTAAATTGCAGCCCCAATAAGGCCAAGACCATAAACTGCACCGGAGGGGGCAGAGTGATAATTTTCATTTTTCATAGTGGGTTATAATTAAGTGATGCGATACAAATTTATAAATGATATTTAGATTATATTTACACTAAGTAAAAAACTTATGCTATGAAAAAGAGAATCGTCAATAATGTTTACTGGGTGGGTAAAAACGACTGGGAACTCAGACAGTTTCACGGGTATGAATATTCAACCCATAAGGGTTCCAGCTACAACTCTTATTTAATTCAAGAGGAGAAAACAGTTTTGATTGACACTGTTTTTCAGCCTTTTTCAAAAGAGTTTGTTGATAATCTGGCGAAAGAGATTGAATTAAAAAGCATTGATTATATCATAATGAATCATGCAGAACCGGACCATAGCGGTGCAATAGCTGAATTGCTGAGATTGATTCCGGGAACACCTGTCTATTGTACTGAGAATGGTGTTAAATCACTGAAGGGGCAGTTCCACGGAGAGTGGAATTTTAAAACTGTTAAAACCGGTGACAAATTAGATTTAGGTAACGGAAAAGAGCTTATTTTTATTCAGGCACCAATGTTACACTGGCCAGACAGTATGTTCTGCTACATGACTAAGGATAATATACTTTTCAGTAACGACGCTTTTGGTCAGCACTTTTGTACAGAACTGCTGTTTAACGACCTTGTAAACCAGTCTGAGCTTTATCAGGAGGCAATCAAATACTACGCAAATATTCTAACTCCGTTCAGCCCTTTGGTTTTGAAGAAGATTGACGAGGTTCTTAAATTTAACCTTCCTGTTGATTTCATCTGCCCAAGCCACGGAGTTGTATGGAGAGATAATCCGGCTCAGATAATACACAAATATGTGGAGTGGGCTTCTGCATATCAGGAGAACCAAATTACAATAGTCTATGAAACAATGTACAATGGAACAAGATCAATTGCAGAGAGTATAGTTAAAGGGATAAATTCAGAAGATCAGGTGGTTGATATTAAGTTATACAATATTGCAACAAATGACCTCAATGATATTATTACAGAGATATTTAAATCAAAAGCTGTGTTTATTGGATCACCAACTGTCAATAATGGGATTATGTCTCATACTGCTGGGTTGATGGAAATGGTTAAAGGTCTTAAATTCAAAGGTAAAAAAGGGGCGGCTTTTGGTTGTTTCGGATGGAGCGATGCTTCAACAAAAATTATTATGAATCTTTTGAAAGAATCTGGATTTGAAATTGTTGGAGAATCAATTAGTTGTAACTGGGGTCCGGACGAGGATGCAATGCAGAGAGCTTTTGATTTCGGGAGGTCCGTAGTATCAAAAAGTGAATAAAGGATGCAAAAGGCGACGAAGCTATCCAGACTTGAAAAAATCAAGCCCCAAATCCTGGAGGGAAAGGGGCTTAATGATAAATATAAAAAGTGAGATCTTTTGATTAACTCTTCAGGTCAAACCGGTCCAGATTCATCACCTTGTTCCAGGCTTTGACAAAGTCTTTAACGAATTTCTCTTTGCCGTCATTGCTTCCATAAACTTCAGAAATGGCTCTTAACTCTGAATGGGAGCCAAAGATAAGGTCAACACGGGTAGCTGTCCATTTAAGTTTTCCTGTTTTACGATCACTCCCTTCAAAGAGCTCTCTATCCTCTGTGAGAGATTTCCAGGAAGTGGACATATCCAGCAGGTTTACAAAGAAGTCGTTTGTGAGAACTTCCGGTCTGTTTGTGAATACTCCATGGTTTGATTTATCTGCATTTGTTTTGAGAACTCTCATTCCTCCAATAAGGGCTGTCATCTCAGGGGCTGTAAGGGTTAGAAGCTGAGCCTTGTCAACAAGAAGCTCTTCCGGAGAGACTCTGAATTTTGCTTTTATAAAGTTCCTGAATCCATCAGCAAGCGGCTCAAGAAATGCGAATGACTCAACATCTGTCTGCTCCTGAGATGCATCCGCTCTTCCCGGTGTGAATGGTACCGTAATATCAAAACCGGCATCTTTTGCCGCCTTCTCTACAGCTGCACATCCTCCCAGAACTATAAGGTCTGCAAGTGAAATCTTCTTGCCATCTTTCTGAGTCTTATCAAATTCCTCTTTAATTGTCTCAAGCTTTGCAAGTACTGATGCCAGTTCCTTTGGATTGTTGACGGCCCAGTCTTTCTGTGGAGCCAGTCTTATTCTGGCGCCGTTTGCGCCTCCGCGTTTATCGGAACCCCTGAATGTAGAGGCCGATGCCCAGGCTGTAGAGACAAGCTCGGAGATAGTCAGCCCGGAGCTGAGAATTTTGCTTTTTAAACTTTTGATATCCTTCTCGTCAACAAGTGGATGATTTACCTCAGGAATAGGATCCTGCCATACAAACACCTCTTTAGGGACCTCGGGTCCCAGATAGCGGTTGCGCGGCCCCATGTCCCTGTGAGTGAGTTTGAACCAGGCTTTTGCAAAGGCCTCTGCAAACTCAAGTGGGTACTCATAAAATCTTCTTGATATCTTTTCGTATGCAGGATCCACTTTAAGGGAGAGGTCTGTTGTAAGCATAGTAGGGTAGTGCCTTTTGCTCTTATCGTGCGCATCAGGCATTATCTTTCCGGCCCCCTTTGCCTCCCACTGATATGCTCCCGCAGGGCTCTTTGTGAGCTCCCACTCAAAGTTGAAAAGATTGTCAAAAAAGTAGTAACTCCATTTGGTAGGAGTCTGGGTCCATATAACCTCCAGTCCGCTGGTTATTGTGTCTCCACCCTTTCCTGTGCCGAATGAGTTTTTCCACCCAAGCCCCATCTGCTCCAGTCCGGCTGCCTCAGGCTCGGCCCCTACATGGTCTGCGCTTGCAGCTCCGTGGGTTTTGCCGAATGTGTGGCCCCCTGCTATAAGAGCAACGGTCTCCTCATCATTCATAGCCATCCTTGCAAATGTGTTGCGGATATCTTTTGCTGCCGCAAGAGGGTCGGGAACTCCATCAGGCCCCTCCGGATTGACATAAATAAGACCCATCTGAATTGCTGCCAGAGGGTTTGTAACCTCCTCCTTATCAAGTTTCCTCTCATCGTTTTCAAGCCACTTGCTCTCTGAACCCCAGTAAACATCCTCGTCTGCCTGCCAGACATCCTCTCTTCCTCCTGCAAAGCCGATGGTTTTAAATCCCATAGATTCAAGTGCCACGTTACCGGCAAGAATCATAAGATCTGCCCAGGAGATGCTCTTTCCATATTTCTGTTTTACCGGCCAGAGAAGTCTTCGTGCCTTGTCCAGGCTAACATTATCCGGCCAGCTGTTAAGCGGGGCGAACCTCTGCTGTCCACGGCCTCCGCCCCCTCTTCCGTCAATTGTTCTGTATGTTCCGGCGCTGTGCCAGGCCATTCGGATAAACAGAGGCCCATAGTGACCGTAATCTGCGGGCCACCAATCCTGTGACTCTGTCATAATTTTATACAAATCGGCCTTAAGGGCCTTAAGATCAAGCTTTTTAAACTCCTCTGCGTAGTTGAACTCAGCCCCCATAGGGTCTGTAAGTTCCGAGTGCTGACGAAGTATATTAAGACTCAGTTTGTTTGGCCACCAATCTTTATTCTGTGTGCCCACAGCCCCAATACTATGTTTGCCGGTAGCTCCGGTTACGGGGCATTTGCTCTCTTTTTTAGGGTTGTTTTCCATATCTAGAATTGTTAATGTTAGTTTTCTATAATTCTCAGAAAATCTCTCACTGCTTTTATGTACTCCTTCTGCTTTTCCAAGTGGTGGGAGTGTGAGGCATTTTCGAATACTATAACCTTTGAACCCTCAATTTTGTTTGAAAAATATGTCAAGGACTCAGGCGTGGCCTCGTCAAACTCTCCGGCTGTAAATAATACTGGAACTTTTATGGCACTTATTCTCTCTGATGCATCGTAATCTTTACAGGTTCCGTTTACTGTGAATTCGCTAGGGCCCCACATATAGGCATACATCTCAGTATTCATTTTTTCAAATGTTTTTTGCATTGGTTCAGGCAGAGGTTGTATCCTGCACAGGTGTCTGTTATAGAACTCTGCCAATGCTTTCTGATATTCCGGGTTATTAAAATCCCCCCCGGCTTCACACCTGAGAATTGTACTTTTCATCATGTCAGGCATCTGATCTATGTACTCTCTTTGATCTTCAGCCCAACGGCTGGAGCTTATCAAAGGGGCAGACAGAATAAGACTTTTTATTCTGTCAGATAACCCGGAAAGAGCATATTCAACTGCCAGGGTTCCGCCCCAGGATTGTCCAAGGATATGGTAATTTTTAAAATTAAGGCTCTTACATAATAAATCCAACTCCTCTACATATCGTTCTATTGTCCAAAGAGATACATCCGCGGGATTGTCTGATTTTCCGCAACCAAGTTGATCGTAGAATATTACAGGTCGTTTGTCTGCCAGCTCTTCAAGAGGCAGAAGATAGTCGTGCGTGGCACCAGGGCCGCCATGTATGAGAATTAACGGGGTTCCCCCTTTTTCTGTCCCTGCTATTTTATACCAGATCTTTCCTCCGGTTACTGAAAGGTAATTTTCTTTAACCATAAGACTACTCTATTTTTACACTTAATTCTTTGAATATAATAAAAATAATTAGTACTACCTTTAATAAGTTTAAAAATAGCGAAATGAAAAGGTTTGCACTAATGATTGCTATTATTTCAGGATTTTACTCTGCTCTTACAGCTCAAAACATTGACCTCAATTTTTTTGACAGGCTTACTACCGATACGGCTTTCTGCAGAAAGTCAGCAGAGCAGGGACTCCCAATTGCTCAGATTATAATGGGTGACAGGTATGAGAGTGTAAATGATTATGAAAAGGCAATGGAGTGGTATTCACAGGCTGCGATGCAGGGTGATGGGATGGCTTACTACAATATAGCAATGTTGTACTTTCACGGGAAAGGTGTGGAGAGGAGCTATGAAACCGCAGGCGGGCTAATGCTGGAGGCTATTAACAAAGGCTATGAAAACAGCACGCTTCACAGATATTTGGCATATAGTTACTTAAATGAGGGTAAGGAGCAACACAGAGTTCAGGCTGTTAAATGGTTCCGTATTGCAGCCGGAGAGGGAGACGGCGAGTCAATGTATATGCTCGGTATGATGCTTAGAATGGGGTTGGGAACAGATGTCAATAAGCAAGAGGCCTTCTCCTGGTTTATGAGAGCTTCTGACAAATTTGCTTATGCAGATCTTGCCATTGCATCCTGTTATGGTAATGGAGAGGGGGTAGCCCAAAACTATCCGGAAGCAATCAGATGGTTTGAGAAATGTCTCAAATCTGATGCTCCGGAAGTAGTTCTTGAGGCCTCATATTCTCTGGGTATTTGCTACCTGAAAGGTAACGGAGTCACTAAGGATGAGGAAAGAGCAGAGGAGTATCTGAGGTACGCCGCTGAAAGAGGACACAAAGGGGCTCAGCAATTCTTTGAGTAATAAGAGCTATCTTTGTGTAAATTCATCAAAAAATTAAACCTCATGAAATTTTTCATTGACACTGCAAATCTTGATCAGATAAAAGAGGCCAATGACCTTGGAGTCCTTGACGGCGTAACAACAAATCCATCGCTTATGGCGAAAGAGGGCATAAAGGGTGACTCAAACATCAAACAGCATTATATAGATATATGCAACATCGTTAAGGGTGATGTAAGTGCAGAGGTTATTGCGACAGACTTTGAAGGGATGATAAAAGAGGGGGAGGAGCTTGCTGCTCTTCATGAACAGATTGTTGTTAAAGTACCTTGTACAAAAGAGGGTATTAAGGCAATAAAATTCTTTAGCGAAAATGGCATCAGGACCAATTGTACGCTTGTCTTTACTGCAGGCCAGGCACTGCTTGCCGCAAAGGCCGGAGCAACATATGTCTCTCCATTTGTAGGGAGGCTGGATGATGTCTCCACCGATGGAGTTGCCCTGATAAAGCAGATAGTGGAAATTTACAACTACTACGGCTACCAGACCGAAGTGCTTGCCGCCTCCATCCGCCACACAATGCACATTATCCAGTGCCTTGAGGCGGGCGCCGATGTAGCCACCTGCCCGCTCGACGCTATACTCGGCCTATTGAAGCATCCGCTGACTGATATCGGCCTTGAAAAGTTCTTGTCTGATTATAAAAAGGTGAATGGCTGAATTAATTCCCATAAATGACCCTTCTGCCAAGATACTGGTTGATCTTCGCAAGGATTTTCTGGAGTTATATACAAAGCATAAATATATGGTTGAGAATGATTTGCTTATTCTCAACTCAATTTATCTTGAAAAAATAGGGCATCTGCAGTTGAAGCTTCTTCAGAAACAGGCTGAGGCAGCCAGGTGTAAATTTAAGATGATGCTACTACAGACAGCTGTAAACAGGAGCGAAAGGCCGGATTTAGGACAGATTGAACAGCAGGTGGAGGCAAAGATGCAGAGCCATTACGCAAGAATTAGTGAACAGGCAATGGCTATGGAGGCAGCAAAGCATGTGCTTTCAAATCTGATGAGTGAGGAGGATAGCG
It includes:
- a CDS encoding proline iminopeptidase-family hydrolase, whose translation is MVKENYLSVTGGKIWYKIAGTEKGGTPLILIHGGPGATHDYLLPLEELADKRPVIFYDQLGCGKSDNPADVSLWTIERYVEELDLLCKSLNFKNYHILGQSWGGTLAVEYALSGLSDRIKSLILSAPLISSSRWAEDQREYIDQMPDMMKSTILRCEAGGDFNNPEYQKALAEFYNRHLCRIQPLPEPMQKTFEKMNTEMYAYMWGPSEFTVNGTCKDYDASERISAIKVPVLFTAGEFDEATPESLTYFSNKIEGSKVIVFENASHSHHLEKQKEYIKAVRDFLRIIEN
- a CDS encoding tetratricopeptide repeat protein gives rise to the protein MKRFALMIAIISGFYSALTAQNIDLNFFDRLTTDTAFCRKSAEQGLPIAQIIMGDRYESVNDYEKAMEWYSQAAMQGDGMAYYNIAMLYFHGKGVERSYETAGGLMLEAINKGYENSTLHRYLAYSYLNEGKEQHRVQAVKWFRIAAGEGDGESMYMLGMMLRMGLGTDVNKQEAFSWFMRASDKFAYADLAIASCYGNGEGVAQNYPEAIRWFEKCLKSDAPEVVLEASYSLGICYLKGNGVTKDEERAEEYLRYAAERGHKGAQQFFE
- the fsa gene encoding fructose-6-phosphate aldolase, giving the protein MKFFIDTANLDQIKEANDLGVLDGVTTNPSLMAKEGIKGDSNIKQHYIDICNIVKGDVSAEVIATDFEGMIKEGEELAALHEQIVVKVPCTKEGIKAIKFFSENGIRTNCTLVFTAGQALLAAKAGATYVSPFVGRLDDVSTDGVALIKQIVEIYNYYGYQTEVLAASIRHTMHIIQCLEAGADVATCPLDAILGLLKHPLTDIGLEKFLSDYKKVNG
- a CDS encoding anaerobic nitric oxide reductase flavorubredoxin — translated: MKKRIVNNVYWVGKNDWELRQFHGYEYSTHKGSSYNSYLIQEEKTVLIDTVFQPFSKEFVDNLAKEIELKSIDYIIMNHAEPDHSGAIAELLRLIPGTPVYCTENGVKSLKGQFHGEWNFKTVKTGDKLDLGNGKELIFIQAPMLHWPDSMFCYMTKDNILFSNDAFGQHFCTELLFNDLVNQSELYQEAIKYYANILTPFSPLVLKKIDEVLKFNLPVDFICPSHGVVWRDNPAQIIHKYVEWASAYQENQITIVYETMYNGTRSIAESIVKGINSEDQVVDIKLYNIATNDLNDIITEIFKSKAVFIGSPTVNNGIMSHTAGLMEMVKGLKFKGKKGAAFGCFGWSDASTKIIMNLLKESGFEIVGESISCNWGPDEDAMQRAFDFGRSVVSKSE
- the katG gene encoding catalase/peroxidase HPI, translated to MENNPKKESKCPVTGATGKHSIGAVGTQNKDWWPNKLSLNILRQHSELTDPMGAEFNYAEEFKKLDLKALKADLYKIMTESQDWWPADYGHYGPLFIRMAWHSAGTYRTIDGRGGGGRGQQRFAPLNSWPDNVSLDKARRLLWPVKQKYGKSISWADLMILAGNVALESMGFKTIGFAGGREDVWQADEDVYWGSESKWLENDERKLDKEEVTNPLAAIQMGLIYVNPEGPDGVPDPLAAAKDIRNTFARMAMNDEETVALIAGGHTFGKTHGAASADHVGAEPEAAGLEQMGLGWKNSFGTGKGGDTITSGLEVIWTQTPTKWSYYFFDNLFNFEWELTKSPAGAYQWEAKGAGKIMPDAHDKSKRHYPTMLTTDLSLKVDPAYEKISRRFYEYPLEFAEAFAKAWFKLTHRDMGPRNRYLGPEVPKEVFVWQDPIPEVNHPLVDEKDIKSLKSKILSSGLTISELVSTAWASASTFRGSDKRGGANGARIRLAPQKDWAVNNPKELASVLAKLETIKEEFDKTQKDGKKISLADLIVLGGCAAVEKAAKDAGFDITVPFTPGRADASQEQTDVESFAFLEPLADGFRNFIKAKFRVSPEELLVDKAQLLTLTAPEMTALIGGMRVLKTNADKSNHGVFTNRPEVLTNDFFVNLLDMSTSWKSLTEDRELFEGSDRKTGKLKWTATRVDLIFGSHSELRAISEVYGSNDGKEKFVKDFVKAWNKVMNLDRFDLKS